In Psychrobacter ciconiae, the following are encoded in one genomic region:
- a CDS encoding SH3 domain-containing protein codes for MTKSLVIAAALFAATLVSAEAQVCKVTDPTTTKLNVRDSPSGKIIGKLANGRLVYITDIDYDAKGRAWALVFDVKNDRYLGWVFREFISCYQ; via the coding sequence ATGACCAAATCTCTTGTTATCGCCGCCGCTTTATTTGCAGCCACGCTCGTTTCTGCTGAAGCGCAAGTTTGCAAAGTCACCGACCCGACAACGACCAAGCTGAACGTCCGTGATAGCCCCTCGGGCAAAATCATCGGCAAGCTTGCTAATGGTCGCCTCGTTTATATCACCGATATCGATTACGACGCTAAAGGCAGAGCTTGGGCACTGGTGTTTGATGTCAAAAACGATCGCTATTTGGGCTGGGTATTTCGCGAGTTTATCAGTTGTTATCAGTAA
- a CDS encoding exonuclease SbcCD subunit D C-terminal domain-containing protein, giving the protein MLNNQSQFSQPLKVLHTSDWHLGRRLYGRARYEEFSKFLAWLLETIIRENIDVLIVAGDIFDTMTPSNQAQTLYFEFLGKVSKSCCQHVVIVAGNHDSPSFLDAPKQVLKFLDVHVIGTACDNPSDEVITLWASDGAPQAIIAAVPYLRDRDVRQNRTGQSFDEKDANVIAGICQHYDLVAAEAKYQQSQLKQDFSAHVPIIATGHLFAAGGSTTEDDGVRNLYVGNLGKISADMFDDCFDYVALGHLHVPQLVGGRDHIRYSGSPIAMGFGEARQRKRLILVEFGQDGLTMTPIFVPRFQKLAQIRGDLTQIRAEIADFAAQNEPIWLEVVYSGDALVSDLREQVTQMIQGTTCEVLKIKNPKSYHYALKQDYEFETLQDLDESEVFERCLEAHQITGDQKIELRSAYDNLMALMTEQDRFAD; this is encoded by the coding sequence ATGCTCAACAATCAATCGCAATTTTCTCAGCCGTTAAAAGTCCTTCATACCTCCGATTGGCATTTGGGGCGTAGGCTTTATGGTCGGGCGCGCTATGAGGAGTTTTCAAAGTTTTTGGCGTGGCTGCTTGAGACCATCATTCGTGAGAACATTGATGTTTTGATTGTGGCGGGCGATATTTTTGACACCATGACCCCAAGCAATCAGGCGCAAACGCTGTATTTTGAGTTTTTGGGAAAGGTAAGTAAATCCTGCTGTCAGCATGTGGTAATTGTGGCAGGAAACCACGATTCGCCCTCGTTTTTGGACGCGCCAAAGCAGGTGCTTAAGTTTTTGGACGTTCATGTGATCGGAACGGCGTGTGACAACCCAAGTGATGAGGTCATCACCCTTTGGGCAAGTGATGGCGCGCCGCAAGCGATCATTGCGGCTGTGCCCTACCTTCGTGACCGTGACGTTCGCCAAAACCGCACCGGTCAAAGCTTTGATGAAAAAGACGCCAATGTCATTGCCGGTATTTGCCAGCATTATGATTTGGTTGCCGCTGAGGCAAAATATCAGCAATCACAGCTCAAGCAAGATTTTTCAGCCCATGTGCCAATCATTGCTACGGGGCATCTATTTGCCGCTGGCGGCAGCACAACCGAGGATGACGGCGTTCGCAATTTGTATGTGGGAAACCTTGGCAAGATTTCAGCAGATATGTTTGATGATTGCTTTGATTATGTGGCGCTTGGGCATCTGCACGTGCCGCAATTGGTGGGCGGTCGAGACCACATTCGCTATAGCGGGTCACCGATTGCGATGGGCTTTGGGGAAGCTCGCCAGCGCAAGCGACTTATTTTGGTTGAATTTGGTCAAGACGGTTTGACAATGACACCTATTTTTGTGCCGCGCTTTCAAAAACTTGCGCAAATTCGCGGTGATTTGACCCAAATTCGCGCCGAAATCGCCGACTTTGCCGCCCAAAATGAGCCCATTTGGCTTGAGGTGGTTTATAGCGGTGATGCGTTGGTCAGTGATTTGCGCGAGCAAGTTACCCAGATGATTCAGGGGACGACTTGTGAGGTGCTAAAAATCAAAAACCCTAAATCCTACCATTATGCTTTAAAACAAGATTATGAGTTTGAAACTTTGCAAGATTTGGATGAAAGCGAGGTCTTTGAGCGCTGCCTTGAGGCGCATCAAATTACCGGCGACCAAAAAATTGAGCTTCGTAGTGCTTATGACAATCTCATGGCGCTGATGACCGAGCAAGACCGTTTTGCCGATTGA